One genomic segment of Ricinus communis isolate WT05 ecotype wild-type chromosome 5, ASM1957865v1, whole genome shotgun sequence includes these proteins:
- the LOC8286067 gene encoding multicopper oxidase LPR1, with the protein MDRALLLFFHVLCLYLLLVITATRAEDKLINLTKLEMFVDELLDMPKIHGFDVVNGVFKPKRLRIGMFKKEWKFHRNLPPTPVFAYGVSRQNATVPGPTIEAIHGVDTFVTWKNHLPSKHILPWDPTIPTAIPSTKKGIPTVVHLHGSIGEPESDGHAESWFTNRFQEKGPTWTKKTYHYLNFQQPGNLWYHDHAMGLTRVNLLAGLVGGYIIRHPDVEASLRLPYGDEFDRTLVVFDRSFRTDGSLYMSSTGNNPSIHPQWQPEYFGDAIIVNGKAWPRLIVRRRKYRFRIINASNARFFRFFFTNGLRFIHVAADSVYLEEPVVTDRTLLAPSEIADVVVDFSKSKSDTVILANDAPYPYPSGDPVNEVNGKVMKFIIKKDHEVDTWKVPKKLIKYPSPKLFSASQIRYIAMYEYTSNIDEPTHLYINGKSYDELVTETPKEGTTEIWNVINLTEDNHPLHIHLGLFVVMEHTGLINVEEFKACMSKLNDAIKCKIDKYARGKKLEVPAHEKGWKNVYKMTPGYVTKILVRFAYIHSNVSYAFDATAEPGYVYHCHILDHEDNVMMRPLKLIR; encoded by the exons ATGGATAGAgctttgttgttgttttttcaCGTGTTATGTTTATATCTCCTTCTAGTGATTACTGCAACACGGGCAGAAGACAAGCTAATAAATCTAACCAAGTTAGAAATGTTTGTTGATGAGCTTCTCGACATGCCTAAAATCCATGGTTTTGATGTTGTGAACGGTGTTTTTAAACCCAAGCGGCTTAGGATTGGCATGTTCAAGAAGGAATGG AAATTCCATCGGAATCTGCCTCCAACGCCAGTGTTTGCCTATGGTGTATCGAGGCAAAACGCAACCGTCCCTGGTCCAACAATTGAGGCCATTCATGGCGTTGACACATTTGTGACGTGGAAGAATCACCTCCCTTCGAAGCACATACTTCCATGGGATCCAACAATCCCGACTGCTATACCTTCCACAAAGAAAGGTATTCCTACTGTAGTGCACCTCCACGGTAGCATTGGTGAACCTGAGAGTGACGGACATGCAGAATCATGGTTCACCAATAGATTTCAAGAGAAGGGACCCACTTGGACGAAGAAAACATATCATTACCTTAATTTTCAACAACCTGGCAACTTATGGTACCATGACCATGCCATGGGGTTGACTAGAGTCAACTTATTGGCTGGCTTGGTTGGAGGCTATATAATTCGCCATCCTGATGTTGAGGCGTCGCTTAGATTACCTTATGGAGATGAGTTTGATCGGACGTTGGTTGTATTTGATAGAAGCTTTCGCACTGATGGTTCATTATACATGAGCTCTACTGGAAATAATCCTTCTATTCACCCGCAATGGCAACCTGAGTATTTTGGCGATGCAATTATTGTTAACGGCAAAGCATGGCCACGTTTAATTGTACGACGTCGTAAATATAGATTTCGTATTATAAATGCTAGCAATGCTAGATTTTTTAGATTCTTTTTCACCAATGGTTTAAGGTTCATCCATGTGGCAGCTGATTCTGTATATCTTGAAGAGCCGGTTGTTACTGATAGAACACTCCTCGCTCCATCTGAAATTGCTGATGTGGTTGTTGATTTTTCAAAGTCAAAGTCTGACACTGTTATTCTAGCCAATGATGCACCATATCCTTATCCATCTGGGGACCCGGTCAATGAAGTCAATGGCAAAGTGatgaaatttattatcaagaaGGATCATGAGGTGGATACGTGGAAAGtaccaaaaaaattaataaaatatccttCTCCAAAATTATTTAGTGCATCGCAAATACGATATATTGCTATGTATGAATATACAAGTAATATTGACGAGCCAACTCATCTTTACATTAATGGTAAATCATACGATGAGTTGGTCACTGAGACTCCAAAAGAGGGAACCACAGAAATATGGAATGTGATCAATCTAACGGAGGATAATCATCCGTTGCACATTCATTTGGGATTATTTGTGGTGATGGAACATACAGGATTGATCAATGTGGAGGAATTCAAAGCCTGTATGTCGAAATTGAACGATGCAATTAAGTGCAAAATAGACAAATACGCACGGGGCAAGAAGCTAGAGGTGCCGGCCCATGAGAAAGGGTGGAAGAATGTGTACAAGATGACTCCCGGATATGTGACAAAGATTTTAGTGAGATTTGCTTATATACACTCGAATGTATCTTATGCGTTTGATGCAACCGCCGAGCCTGGTTATGTCTACCATTGCCAC ATTTTGGATCATGAAGACAATGTCATGATGAGACCGTTGAAGTTAATTCGTTGA